A stretch of the Aegilops tauschii subsp. strangulata cultivar AL8/78 chromosome 4, Aet v6.0, whole genome shotgun sequence genome encodes the following:
- the LOC141021414 gene encoding germin-like protein 8-5 has product MHPLHVQTIVTHATNRNRKTREQKSQRHKNEMASSSSFLLLAALLALVSWQATASDPSPLQDFCVADMNSPVRVNGFVCKNPMEVNADDFFKAANLDKPRVPNKVGSNVTLINVMQIAGLNTLGISIARIDYAPLGQNPPHTHPRATEILTVLEGTLYVGFVTSNQPAPNRNKFLSKVLNKGDVFVFPVGLIHFQFNPNPHQPAVAIAALSSQNPGAITIANAVFGSDPAISDDVLAKAFQVEKNTIDYLQAQFWENNHY; this is encoded by the exons ATGCATCCCCTGCATGTTCAAACCATCGTCACTCACGCCACAAACAGAAATAGGAAGACGAGAGAACAGAAGAGCCAAAGACACAAAAACGAAATGGCATCCtcctcttccttccttctccttgcTGCACTTCTTGCGTTGGTCTCATGGCAGGCCACTGCTTCTGATCCTAGCCCACTCCAGGACTTTTGTGTCGCCGACATGAATTCACCAG TCCGTGTCAATGGGTTTGTTTGCAAGAACCCGATGGAGGTCAATGCGGACGACTTCTTCAAGGCGGCCAACCTCGACAAGCCTAGGGTACCCAACAAGGTTGGATCCAACGTCACTTTGATCAACGTCATGCAAATTGCTGGACTCAACACCCTCGGCATCTCAATTGCACGCATCGACTATGCTCCCTTGGGTCAAAACCCACCACACACGCACCCTCGCGCTACTGAGATCCTCACGGTGCTCGAGGGGACACTGTATGTTGGCTTTGTCACATCCAACCAGCCCGCCCCCAACAGAAACAAGTTCCTCTCCAAGGTGCTCAACAAAGGTGATGTGTTTGTCTTCCCCGTGGGGCTCATCCACTTCCAATTCAACCCCAACCCCCACCAGCCCGCTGTTGCAATTGCCGCACTAAGCAGCCAGAACCCAGGGGCTATCACAATTGCCAATGCAGTGTTTGGGTCAGACCCAGCAATATCAGATGATGTTCTTGCCAAGGCATTTCAGGTGGAAAAGAATACAATAGACTATCTCCAGGCTCAGTTCTGGGAGAACAACCACTACTAA